A window of Spiroplasma syrphidicola EA-1 contains these coding sequences:
- a CDS encoding glycosyl hydrolase family 18 protein — MKTLLSLTGVFALGAAPIGTLVNNTNNINETENSVLVGYWHNFDNAQSAQWTQEFAKYIDLTDVPTDYSFVNVSFMRSEQIGVLPDFTPLVATHPEMTQEQKNAFFASEVDVLHSRGQKVILSLGGADAHVDLKTADTDAFIDKIIELTNKYDFDGLDIDLEQTAINASDNETVIPEALKYVKDYYQAQGKYFYITMAPEFPYLKTNAANADYITYLESLEGYYDWINPQFYNQAGDGVNVQEEDRAELNLNLYWLPQNNVEYKAEFLYLISKYIVEGKDNFYQIDANKLVMGLPSNIDAANNGQVQTGDIAKATNYLKAKNIFIKGLMTWSVNWDKNVNYWFRDIYLNEFYQ, encoded by the coding sequence ATGAAAACATTATTATCATTAACTGGAGTTTTTGCTTTAGGAGCAGCTCCAATCGGAACTTTAGTAAATAATACAAACAATATTAATGAAACAGAAAATTCAGTTTTAGTTGGATACTGACATAATTTTGACAATGCTCAATCAGCACAATGAACACAGGAATTTGCAAAATATATCGATTTAACTGACGTTCCAACTGATTACAGTTTTGTTAATGTTTCATTTATGCGTTCAGAACAAATAGGGGTATTGCCTGATTTTACACCATTAGTCGCAACACACCCAGAAATGACACAAGAGCAAAAAAATGCTTTTTTTGCGAGTGAAGTTGATGTACTACATAGTCGTGGTCAGAAAGTTATTTTATCATTAGGAGGAGCAGATGCACATGTTGATTTAAAAACAGCTGATACAGATGCTTTCATTGATAAAATTATTGAATTAACAAATAAATATGATTTTGATGGTCTAGATATTGATTTAGAACAAACTGCTATTAATGCTAGTGATAACGAAACAGTTATTCCAGAAGCTTTAAAATATGTTAAAGACTATTATCAAGCTCAAGGAAAATATTTCTACATTACAATGGCGCCAGAATTTCCATACTTAAAAACTAACGCAGCGAATGCAGATTATATTACATATTTAGAATCCCTGGAAGGATATTATGATTGAATTAATCCTCAATTTTATAATCAAGCTGGTGATGGAGTTAATGTCCAAGAAGAAGATCGTGCTGAGTTAAACTTGAACTTATATTGATTACCGCAAAATAACGTTGAATACAAAGCAGAATTTTTATACTTAATTAGCAAATACATTGTAGAGGGAAAAGATAACTTCTATCAAATTGATGCTAACAAATTAGTAATGGGATTACCTTCAAACATTGATGCTGCTAATAACGGTCAAGTTCAAACAGGTGATATTGCAAAAGCAACAAATTACTTAAAAGCAAAAAACATCTTTATCAAAGGATTAATGACTTGATCAGTAAACTGAGATAAAAATGTTAACTACTGATTCAGAGATATTTACTTAAATGAATTTTACCAATAA